The following proteins are co-located in the Lentibacillus sp. JNUCC-1 genome:
- the exaC gene encoding acetaldehyde dehydrogenase ExaC, with translation MRYADPNTADALVNFKEKYDNYIGGEYRAPAKGKYFENISPVTGKVFCEVARSTKEDVEAALDAAESAKESWGKTSVAERANILNKIADRIEDNLEMLAVAETWDNGKSVRETLAADLPLAVDHYRYFAGAIRAQEGGISQIDDDTVAYHFHEPLGVVGQIIPWNFPILMATWKLAPALATGNCVILKPAEQTPASIHVLLELISDLLPAGVLNIVNGFGVEAGKPLASSSRISKIAFTGETTTGRLIMQYASENIIPSTVELGGKSPNIFFKDVMDEDDSFLDKAVEGLVMFALNQGEVCTCPSRALVHEDIYDKFMERAIKRVKEIKMGHPLDTETMMGAQASKEQMEKIESYLDIGKQEDAEVLVGGNVKKLDGELESGYYVEPTIFKGQNDMRIFQEEIFGPVLSVTTFKDDEEAMKVANDTLYGLGAGIWTRNINKAYRFGRGIQAGRVWTNCYHQYPAHAAFGGYKKSGIGRENHLMMLGHYQQTKNLLVSYSDDPAGLF, from the coding sequence ATGAGATATGCTGATCCGAACACAGCTGATGCACTGGTGAATTTTAAGGAGAAATATGACAATTACATTGGTGGGGAATACCGTGCCCCTGCAAAAGGCAAGTATTTTGAAAACATAAGTCCCGTGACTGGCAAAGTTTTTTGCGAGGTGGCCAGATCTACGAAAGAAGATGTGGAGGCTGCGCTTGATGCGGCTGAATCTGCTAAAGAATCGTGGGGAAAAACATCCGTTGCTGAACGGGCCAATATTTTAAACAAGATTGCTGATCGTATTGAAGACAATCTAGAGATGCTCGCGGTGGCAGAAACATGGGATAATGGCAAGTCTGTTCGTGAAACATTGGCTGCGGATCTTCCTCTCGCAGTTGATCACTACCGTTATTTCGCAGGCGCCATTCGTGCTCAGGAAGGTGGCATCAGCCAAATTGATGATGACACTGTCGCCTATCATTTTCATGAACCACTGGGCGTTGTTGGGCAGATTATACCGTGGAACTTCCCGATCTTGATGGCAACATGGAAATTGGCTCCGGCCCTTGCAACCGGAAACTGTGTCATTTTGAAGCCAGCTGAGCAAACACCAGCATCCATCCATGTGCTACTGGAACTCATTTCTGATTTGCTTCCAGCTGGTGTACTGAATATTGTAAACGGTTTCGGGGTTGAAGCTGGGAAACCACTCGCTTCAAGCAGCCGGATTTCCAAAATTGCCTTTACCGGTGAAACCACAACCGGCCGTTTAATTATGCAATACGCTTCAGAGAATATCATACCCAGCACGGTCGAACTCGGCGGCAAGTCACCAAATATCTTCTTTAAAGATGTCATGGATGAGGATGACAGTTTCCTCGACAAGGCTGTAGAAGGCTTGGTCATGTTCGCCCTTAACCAGGGTGAAGTGTGTACATGCCCATCACGTGCGTTGGTTCACGAAGACATTTATGACAAGTTCATGGAACGCGCAATCAAGCGTGTCAAAGAAATTAAAATGGGACATCCACTGGATACGGAAACTATGATGGGGGCTCAGGCGTCCAAGGAACAAATGGAAAAGATTGAATCTTACCTAGATATCGGTAAACAGGAAGATGCAGAAGTCCTTGTAGGCGGTAACGTGAAGAAGCTTGATGGAGAACTGGAAAGTGGCTACTATGTGGAGCCGACTATTTTTAAAGGGCAAAACGATATGCGGATTTTCCAGGAAGAAATATTCGGTCCTGTTCTCTCTGTCACGACATTTAAAGATGATGAAGAAGCCATGAAAGTCGCCAATGATACCTTATACGGACTTGGCGCAGGTATCTGGACAAGAAATATTAACAAGGCCTATCGCTTTGGACGCGGCATTCAGGCAGGACGTGTCTGGACAAACTGCTACCACCAGTATCCGGCACACGCTGCTTTTGGCGGATATAAGAAATCCGGTATCGGCCGTGAAAACCATCTCATGATGCTTGGCCACTATCAGCAAACGAAGAACCTGCTCGTTAGTTATAGCGATGATCCAGCTGGCTTGTTCTAA
- the mntA gene encoding type VII toxin-antitoxin system MntA family adenylyltransferase antitoxin, producing the protein MDSKLIDTINECLVPLLNPEFMIVFGSFASGSETLKSDLDIAFYREGESLSKYERFMISQKLAELINRDVDLIDLKEASTVFRAQIFGYGQTIYSRNDIERDRQHMTALSMYVKLNEERQVVFDAIRERGRIYE; encoded by the coding sequence ATGGATTCTAAATTAATAGACACGATTAATGAATGTTTAGTACCCTTGCTAAATCCTGAGTTTATGATTGTGTTCGGTTCTTTTGCAAGTGGCAGTGAAACATTAAAAAGCGATCTAGATATAGCATTTTACCGAGAGGGAGAATCTTTGTCTAAATATGAACGGTTCATGATATCGCAAAAACTGGCTGAGTTGATTAACAGAGATGTTGATTTGATTGACTTGAAAGAGGCCAGCACGGTATTCCGCGCGCAGATATTTGGCTATGGCCAGACCATTTATTCTAGAAATGATATAGAAAGGGATCGACAGCACATGACTGCCTTGAGCATGTATGTCAAATTAAACGAAGAACGTCAAGTTGTCTTTGATGCGATTCGCGAGCGGGGGAGAATCTATGAATAA
- a CDS encoding DHA2 family efflux MFS transporter permease subunit, with product MFMEKTSQAQTHNPQVKAAPIMAALLISGFMGMFSETALNMAINDLIKAFSISPSTAQWLTTGYLLVLGIVIPVSGLLIKRFPTRKLFVTSLSFSILGVLVAGISPNFWILLSGRIIQAIGTGLLLPLLFHTVLIIFPPWKRGTAMGIVGLVMMFAPATGPISAGLIIEYFNWHMIFWIITPFLIFALVFGIIFLPNLTKVQKHKIDLLSIILSTVGFGGIVFGFSFAGESEGWSSPIVISALITGTVALVLYVFRQLSIDEPVLYLKVFRHPMFILGIVATLFANIIIFSGNILLPLFMRAGLGLTASAAGLLLLPGGIVNGIMSMVNGRIFDKHGPKALVIGGFALSTVTVWFFSKVTSSTSPYLIIIFFMLLMVSMSMVTTPSQTNGINQLEPELYPDGTAVVNSMIQTSGAIGTALAVSILNMTQRSLLAEAANPADTQVKAEALISGVQNAFTFAMIISILGLITSLFIKRIRV from the coding sequence TTGTTTATGGAGAAAACATCTCAGGCTCAAACACATAATCCTCAAGTAAAAGCTGCTCCCATTATGGCTGCGCTCCTCATCAGCGGTTTCATGGGGATGTTCAGCGAAACAGCTTTAAATATGGCGATTAATGATTTAATCAAGGCATTTTCCATCTCACCTTCGACAGCTCAATGGTTAACAACGGGCTATCTTCTTGTGCTTGGGATTGTGATTCCTGTTTCTGGATTGTTGATTAAGCGATTTCCCACAAGGAAGTTATTCGTGACCAGTTTGAGCTTTTCAATTCTTGGTGTGCTTGTTGCAGGTATTTCCCCGAATTTCTGGATTCTATTAAGCGGACGGATCATCCAGGCTATCGGAACGGGCTTATTGTTGCCACTGTTATTTCATACAGTGCTGATTATCTTTCCTCCATGGAAAAGAGGAACGGCAATGGGGATTGTAGGCCTCGTTATGATGTTTGCACCGGCAACTGGGCCTATCTCAGCCGGTCTTATCATCGAATACTTTAACTGGCATATGATTTTTTGGATCATTACCCCGTTTCTTATTTTCGCTCTTGTGTTTGGTATCATTTTTTTACCCAATTTAACCAAAGTGCAAAAACACAAAATCGACCTCTTGTCCATTATCCTTTCGACAGTTGGCTTTGGTGGAATCGTATTCGGATTTAGTTTCGCAGGAGAGAGTGAGGGGTGGAGCAGTCCGATCGTCATCTCTGCGCTGATCACAGGCACTGTAGCACTGGTTCTCTACGTGTTCAGACAGCTTTCTATTGATGAGCCTGTTCTTTATTTAAAGGTGTTCAGACATCCCATGTTTATACTGGGGATTGTGGCGACGCTTTTCGCCAATATCATTATTTTTTCAGGGAACATTCTACTGCCTTTATTTATGCGCGCCGGGCTTGGGCTAACTGCTTCAGCTGCCGGACTGCTCTTGCTTCCTGGAGGGATTGTCAATGGCATTATGTCGATGGTAAACGGGCGGATTTTCGACAAACATGGCCCTAAAGCATTGGTGATTGGGGGTTTTGCGCTTAGTACAGTGACCGTCTGGTTCTTCTCAAAGGTCACGTCTTCAACAAGCCCTTATCTGATTATCATCTTCTTCATGTTGCTTATGGTCAGTATGTCGATGGTGACCACACCCTCCCAAACAAACGGGATCAATCAGCTGGAGCCGGAACTTTACCCTGATGGAACCGCCGTTGTAAACTCAATGATCCAAACATCCGGCGCAATCGGTACGGCACTTGCTGTGAGTATCCTTAACATGACCCAGCGTTCTCTTTTAGCTGAAGCTGCTAATCCTGCCGACACTCAAGTCAAAGCTGAGGCGCTGATCTCTGGTGTGCAGAATGCCTTCACGTTCGCTATGATCATATCCATTCTCGGATTAATCACGTCACTATTCATTAAAAGGATCAGGGTTTAA
- the mscL gene encoding large conductance mechanosensitive channel protein MscL, which translates to MGLFKEFRQFAIRGSAVDMGVGIVLGAAFSGLIDSLVRDLLLPPLGLLYSKINVQDMYISLSGGVFPSLEKAKEAGAVTINYGLFMMAAVRFIIILFAVFVVVRQINRWKNPHQTPIDSMTKKQCPYCCTPIPSKAVICPNCSSELQKEEPRYNSAPKWRIK; encoded by the coding sequence ATGGGCCTGTTTAAGGAATTTCGCCAATTTGCCATAAGAGGCAGCGCGGTGGATATGGGGGTCGGGATCGTCTTAGGAGCGGCATTCAGCGGATTAATTGATTCTCTGGTCAGAGATCTCCTGTTGCCGCCGCTTGGTCTCTTATATTCAAAAATAAATGTGCAGGATATGTACATCAGCCTGAGCGGTGGCGTGTTTCCTTCACTCGAAAAAGCCAAGGAAGCAGGTGCGGTCACCATTAATTATGGGTTATTCATGATGGCGGCGGTCCGGTTTATCATCATCCTTTTCGCGGTTTTCGTCGTCGTCCGGCAGATCAACCGTTGGAAAAATCCACATCAAACACCGATAGATTCTATGACAAAAAAACAATGTCCCTATTGTTGTACACCGATCCCTTCAAAAGCTGTCATATGCCCAAACTGTTCATCTGAACTGCAAAAAGAAGAGCCTCGATATAATTCAGCGCCAAAGTGGCGGATTAAATAG
- a CDS encoding SDR family NAD(P)-dependent oxidoreductase, which yields MTQLLEGKAGLVTASGSGIGRASAVALAKAGAKVMISDVNEEAGHETVKIITDNGGEARFFKCDVSDEEQVKALVDETVSAFGKLDFAHNNAGINVGQKKIGELDSSDWDKTVKVTLYGTFYSIKHEVNAMIKTGGGAIVNTASGAGVEGSPNMTPYTASKHGIVGLTKSVALEYGKQGIRINSIAPGATITPAIEGWAKKAPEQYQGVLDSLPAGEMSTPEDQGNAVMFLCSDLARQISGVTIPVDGGYVAGKLQQ from the coding sequence GTGACACAATTATTAGAAGGCAAGGCTGGTTTGGTAACAGCATCAGGTTCTGGTATTGGCAGAGCAAGTGCTGTAGCGCTGGCAAAAGCCGGTGCTAAAGTGATGATTTCCGATGTGAATGAAGAGGCTGGTCATGAGACCGTGAAAATTATAACGGATAATGGCGGAGAGGCAAGATTTTTCAAATGTGATGTGAGTGATGAAGAACAGGTGAAAGCTCTTGTAGATGAAACTGTTTCTGCTTTTGGCAAATTGGATTTTGCCCATAATAATGCTGGGATCAATGTCGGTCAGAAGAAGATTGGTGAACTGGATTCCAGCGATTGGGACAAAACAGTGAAAGTAACACTGTATGGCACGTTCTATAGCATTAAACACGAGGTCAATGCGATGATTAAAACGGGCGGAGGTGCCATTGTGAACACAGCATCTGGTGCTGGTGTGGAAGGTTCACCGAATATGACACCTTATACGGCCTCAAAGCATGGTATTGTCGGCCTGACAAAATCTGTAGCATTGGAATACGGGAAGCAAGGCATTCGGATTAATTCAATTGCACCCGGTGCAACCATCACCCCAGCGATTGAAGGCTGGGCCAAAAAAGCTCCTGAACAATATCAAGGTGTTTTGGATTCTCTTCCTGCCGGAGAAATGTCCACACCCGAAGATCAAGGTAATGCAGTCATGTTCCTATGCTCTGATCTTGCTAGACAGATCAGCGGTGTCACCATTCCTGTTGATGGCGGGTATGTGGCAGGAAAACTGCAGCAATAA
- a CDS encoding IS1182 family transposase → MLASQQSLNISSYTDLYEIIIPNDNFLRRINELVDFSFIIEELKNKYSHNNGRNAVSPIRMFKYLLLKRIYDLSDSDVVERSRYDMSFKYFLEMAPEDPVIDSSSLTKFRKLRLEDKNMLDLLINKTVEIGIEQGVLESNILIVDATHTASRHNSKSANDFLKEKAKLVRKAVYGFDESMKEKFPVKPSYDDINETTEYCESLIKTIEQEPEISNMPTVKERINLLKEVLDDCEHQTVLSDDQDARTGHKTSDSSFFGYKTHLAISRERIITAASVTTGEKSDGKYLKELVQKSKDAGMKVDTVIGDTAYSGTNNLKLAKEESFQLVSKLHPVITNGKRHDTGFEFNKDADMFVCPAGHLATKKLYKNRKNRNAQLKFYFDVDKCKTCPLRDGCYKDGAKTKTYSVSVKSTEHKDQEAFQQSEAFKEIAKDRYMIEAKNSELKNRHGYDRAAYSGLFGMELQSAATIFVVNLKRIMKLIDKKEQASE, encoded by the coding sequence ATGTTAGCAAGTCAACAATCCTTAAACATTAGCTCCTATACGGATCTCTACGAGATCATTATTCCTAATGATAATTTTCTCCGTCGCATCAATGAGCTAGTTGATTTTAGTTTTATTATAGAGGAATTAAAAAATAAGTATTCTCATAATAATGGACGAAATGCGGTCTCCCCTATTCGAATGTTCAAATACCTACTGTTGAAACGTATTTATGATCTATCAGATAGTGACGTTGTAGAACGCTCAAGATATGATATGTCCTTTAAATATTTTTTGGAAATGGCTCCTGAGGACCCAGTCATTGATTCGAGTTCCTTAACAAAGTTTCGCAAATTGCGTCTCGAGGATAAAAATATGTTAGATTTACTTATTAATAAAACCGTTGAAATCGGGATAGAACAAGGTGTACTCGAGAGTAATATATTAATTGTGGATGCCACACATACCGCTTCTCGACACAATTCTAAATCAGCCAATGACTTTTTAAAAGAGAAAGCGAAGCTGGTGCGTAAAGCTGTATATGGGTTTGATGAATCTATGAAAGAAAAATTTCCAGTCAAACCTTCTTACGATGATATTAATGAAACAACTGAGTATTGTGAGTCTCTAATCAAGACGATTGAACAAGAACCGGAAATCAGCAACATGCCGACTGTGAAGGAAAGAATAAATCTATTAAAAGAAGTCTTGGATGACTGCGAACATCAAACAGTTCTTTCGGATGACCAGGATGCCCGCACAGGGCACAAGACATCAGATAGTTCATTTTTTGGTTACAAAACACATTTGGCTATTTCAAGGGAGAGAATTATTACAGCTGCATCAGTTACTACAGGAGAGAAAAGTGATGGTAAGTATTTAAAAGAACTCGTACAAAAAAGCAAAGATGCTGGCATGAAAGTAGATACAGTTATTGGAGATACTGCATACTCTGGAACGAATAACTTAAAGTTAGCAAAAGAAGAATCGTTTCAATTAGTGTCCAAACTGCATCCGGTTATTACAAATGGAAAAAGACACGATACTGGGTTTGAATTTAATAAGGATGCAGATATGTTTGTATGTCCGGCAGGACATTTAGCAACAAAAAAGTTATACAAGAATAGAAAAAATCGAAATGCCCAATTAAAGTTTTACTTTGATGTGGATAAGTGTAAAACTTGTCCTTTACGGGACGGATGCTATAAAGATGGAGCCAAAACCAAAACGTATTCTGTTTCAGTGAAGTCAACGGAACATAAAGATCAGGAGGCTTTCCAGCAAAGTGAAGCTTTTAAAGAAATAGCAAAAGATCGATACATGATTGAGGCTAAGAATAGTGAATTGAAAAATAGGCACGGATACGACAGAGCCGCATATTCGGGTTTATTTGGCATGGAATTGCAAAGTGCGGCGACGATATTTGTAGTTAATTTAAAAAGAATAATGAAGCTGATAGACAAAAAAGAGCAAGCTTCTGAGTAA
- a CDS encoding sulfite exporter TauE/SafE family protein, with amino-acid sequence MDLSILQWVLLVVAAVLTGFNKTGVPTTGILIIAIMTMIFPAKEAVGIMLPLLLTADIFAVIYYRRDANKRILLSLMPWVLLGLGGGYVILRFIDNDFLRVMIGVIVLGLIALDVLRGRMGDQFNRVLPDSMLFSSSMGVLGGFTTMVGNAAGEVISIYMLVKGLAKRNFIGTVAWFFFTVNIIKMPLFIHLDMVTSENLLTDLMLVPAVFVGAVLGVKLLPIIPRKIFRMVILLLAGLGGLNLLIMGLWF; translated from the coding sequence TTGGATCTATCCATTCTACAGTGGGTCCTGTTAGTTGTCGCCGCAGTACTGACTGGATTTAATAAGACAGGCGTGCCGACCACAGGCATCCTGATTATCGCGATCATGACGATGATTTTTCCAGCCAAAGAAGCCGTGGGGATTATGCTGCCGTTACTTTTGACAGCTGATATATTTGCCGTTATTTATTATCGGCGAGATGCGAATAAACGCATCTTGCTCTCGCTTATGCCATGGGTGCTTCTTGGATTGGGTGGAGGATATGTGATACTCAGATTCATTGATAATGATTTTCTTCGAGTGATGATCGGGGTTATTGTACTTGGGTTAATTGCTTTAGATGTGCTGCGCGGCAGAATGGGCGATCAATTTAATCGTGTTCTTCCTGATTCGATGCTGTTTTCATCTTCAATGGGCGTTCTGGGAGGGTTTACCACCATGGTCGGGAATGCAGCTGGAGAAGTGATTAGTATCTATATGCTCGTGAAAGGTTTGGCCAAGAGGAACTTTATTGGGACTGTAGCCTGGTTCTTCTTTACGGTCAATATCATTAAAATGCCTCTGTTCATTCATTTGGACATGGTTACTTCGGAAAACCTTCTGACAGACCTGATGCTGGTACCGGCTGTTTTTGTTGGTGCGGTCCTCGGTGTCAAATTGCTTCCGATTATACCGCGGAAAATATTTCGCATGGTGATCTTGCTTCTAGCAGGTCTGGGTGGATTAAATCTGTTAATCATGGGCCTATGGTTTTAA
- a CDS encoding cupin domain-containing protein: MDNDAAYWIEKLKLEPHPEGGYYRSTFQSDTLITTETNEKRHLYTSIYFLLREGDLSHFHRLKSDELWYYHAGSPLEIHMIHQDGSYQCVKLGVNLDNGEVPQLMVPKHTIFGSVAEENAPFSLVGCMVSPGFDFKDFELFDQAELLDLYPQHEAIIRKLAYAKKPN, translated from the coding sequence ATGGACAACGATGCAGCATATTGGATTGAAAAACTTAAACTTGAACCCCACCCGGAAGGCGGTTATTACCGGAGCACATTCCAATCTGATACATTAATAACGACAGAGACAAATGAAAAACGCCATTTGTATACAAGTATTTATTTTCTGTTGCGAGAAGGGGATCTTTCACACTTCCACCGCCTAAAGTCTGACGAATTGTGGTATTACCATGCGGGAAGTCCTTTGGAGATACATATGATTCATCAGGATGGTTCCTATCAATGTGTGAAATTAGGGGTGAATCTGGATAACGGAGAGGTGCCGCAGCTGATGGTGCCAAAGCATACCATTTTTGGCTCAGTGGCTGAGGAGAATGCCCCATTTTCTTTGGTTGGATGCATGGTCTCACCAGGATTCGACTTCAAGGATTTTGAGTTATTTGATCAAGCAGAGCTCTTGGACCTATATCCCCAGCACGAAGCAATTATCCGGAAGCTGGCTTACGCGAAAAAACCTAATTAA
- the hepT gene encoding type VII toxin-antitoxin system HepT family RNase toxin, with amino-acid sequence MNKDVIVNKIEVIERCLDRIREVHGGEDANLEDMTKQDSIILNFQRACEASIDLTMHLVGTRGAGVPQTSREAFEILFKEAIIDNTLASRMKAMVGFRNIAIHDYQEIDIDILQKIIAEHLQDFEQFTEAVLKRL; translated from the coding sequence ATGAATAAGGACGTAATAGTTAATAAAATTGAAGTGATTGAACGTTGCTTAGATCGTATTCGGGAGGTGCACGGCGGGGAGGATGCAAATTTGGAAGACATGACAAAACAGGATAGCATAATCCTTAATTTTCAACGAGCGTGTGAAGCCTCCATAGATTTGACCATGCATTTGGTTGGAACAAGGGGAGCGGGGGTGCCTCAGACAAGCAGGGAAGCTTTTGAAATTTTGTTCAAAGAGGCGATTATTGATAATACGCTGGCATCAAGAATGAAAGCAATGGTCGGTTTTCGAAATATTGCCATCCACGATTATCAAGAAATTGATATCGACATTCTTCAAAAGATTATAGCAGAGCACCTACAAGATTTTGAACAATTTACAGAGGCTGTTTTAAAGCGATTGTAA
- a CDS encoding ATP-binding cassette domain-containing protein has translation MPETRDEIILRGLKENNLKNIDLNIGKGEITVFTGLSGSGKSSVIFDTLATESRRQMTLNYPLYVRNQMPRYERPQADLMQNLSPVVVVEQRTAGGNSRSTVGTYMDIDPLIRLLFSRIGTPPIGTATDFTTQSTFGRCPQCDGFGEVVAPDVNKMVDFDKSLREYAVQFKPLSPAGWQGQWMMTCGLFDPDKPIKDYSKKDRELLLYGPPGGGTVYAPFHTKYGPQNAQWDGLLPRFIRLYINRDVSKLKQISQDDVLAVSTHSQCPTCEGSGLNPKVLECRINGFNILEYEQLEMTDILEELIKIKDSLGASIARQAIPHIKQLIDMGLGYLSLSRKMGTLSGGEAQRVKIARHLGSSLNNMTYIFDEPSAGLHPEEVHLLIQMLNSIKNQHNTVIVIEHDLSVIKAADEIVEMGPGAGAGGGEIIYQGYSTGLESSSAATNLNHQLEINQHPRDIKHWLTIENANTNNLKNVSLDIPKNVLVSVCGVSGSGKSSLMLDAFTEKYPETIAVGQSSIGVSSRSTLATYMGIMDDVRAIFSKATGQPPGLFSFNSIGACPVCKGKGVTTPDVAFADPVTIRCEACGGTKYSDEALSYRYEGKNIVEILDLTIDEAVQYFTMPKIIKKVNTLKDVGLGYLTLGQTTSSLSGGEVQRLKLASHLKKEGQIYLLDEPSRGLHMDDNAKLLDVFQNLVNKGNSVVIIEHNLDFIAASDWVIELGPEGGKKGGHILFQGTPNQMHNTNTPTAKWLK, from the coding sequence GTGCCAGAAACAAGGGACGAAATCATATTAAGAGGACTCAAAGAAAATAACCTAAAAAATATAGATTTAAATATAGGTAAGGGGGAAATCACTGTATTTACAGGGCTTTCTGGATCAGGGAAGAGCTCTGTTATTTTCGATACGTTGGCGACAGAGAGCAGGAGACAGATGACATTGAACTATCCGCTTTATGTCAGAAATCAAATGCCAAGATACGAAAGGCCTCAAGCTGATCTCATGCAAAACCTGAGCCCAGTAGTAGTGGTAGAGCAACGTACTGCGGGGGGAAACTCGCGTTCAACAGTTGGGACATATATGGATATCGATCCATTGATCAGGCTGTTATTTTCAAGAATAGGAACTCCACCTATAGGCACTGCCACTGACTTTACCACTCAGAGTACCTTTGGCAGATGCCCCCAGTGCGACGGGTTTGGAGAAGTCGTCGCACCGGATGTCAATAAAATGGTCGATTTCGACAAATCGCTCCGAGAATATGCAGTACAATTTAAGCCTTTATCCCCTGCAGGCTGGCAAGGACAATGGATGATGACTTGCGGACTGTTTGATCCGGATAAACCGATCAAAGATTACTCAAAAAAGGACCGCGAGCTTTTGCTGTATGGCCCTCCAGGCGGCGGAACTGTCTATGCGCCATTTCATACCAAGTATGGTCCGCAAAATGCACAGTGGGACGGGCTTTTGCCTAGATTTATCCGCTTGTATATTAATAGAGATGTCTCTAAGCTCAAACAAATATCTCAAGATGATGTCTTAGCAGTTTCCACACATTCTCAATGTCCAACCTGTGAGGGTTCAGGACTTAATCCAAAAGTTCTGGAATGCCGGATCAATGGCTTCAATATCCTGGAGTACGAACAACTGGAGATGACAGACATACTAGAGGAACTGATTAAAATAAAAGATTCCCTTGGCGCGTCCATCGCACGCCAGGCCATTCCGCATATTAAGCAACTGATCGACATGGGATTGGGATATCTGAGCCTGTCCAGAAAAATGGGAACCTTGTCCGGTGGTGAAGCTCAAAGGGTTAAGATCGCGCGTCATTTGGGCAGCAGTCTCAACAATATGACCTATATTTTTGATGAGCCAAGCGCAGGGCTGCACCCAGAAGAGGTCCATCTGCTCATACAGATGCTCAACAGTATAAAAAACCAGCATAATACGGTCATTGTGATCGAACACGATCTGTCTGTCATAAAAGCAGCTGATGAGATCGTCGAGATGGGACCTGGAGCCGGTGCTGGTGGAGGAGAAATCATCTATCAAGGATACTCAACCGGGTTAGAAAGCTCTTCCGCCGCTACAAACCTCAACCATCAACTGGAAATCAATCAACATCCAAGGGACATTAAGCATTGGTTGACGATAGAAAACGCCAATACGAACAATCTTAAAAATGTCAGCCTCGATATTCCTAAAAATGTTCTAGTCTCTGTATGTGGTGTGTCAGGATCTGGAAAAAGCTCGTTAATGCTGGACGCATTTACGGAAAAGTATCCTGAGACAATTGCAGTCGGGCAAAGCAGTATAGGGGTTTCCAGCCGATCAACGCTGGCGACCTACATGGGAATTATGGATGATGTTCGGGCGATATTTTCCAAGGCGACAGGTCAGCCACCTGGATTATTCAGCTTTAACTCTATAGGTGCTTGCCCTGTGTGTAAGGGGAAGGGCGTTACCACGCCAGACGTGGCATTTGCTGATCCGGTGACCATTCGTTGTGAAGCTTGTGGCGGCACCAAGTATTCAGATGAGGCGTTGTCCTATCGCTATGAGGGTAAAAATATCGTTGAGATTCTCGATTTGACCATCGATGAAGCTGTGCAATATTTTACAATGCCAAAGATCATTAAGAAAGTAAACACCCTGAAAGATGTCGGTTTAGGCTACTTAACGTTAGGTCAGACGACAAGCTCATTGAGTGGAGGGGAAGTCCAGCGTCTCAAATTAGCAAGCCATTTGAAAAAAGAAGGTCAAATCTATCTATTGGACGAGCCATCTCGTGGTTTGCACATGGATGATAACGCAAAGCTACTGGATGTGTTCCAAAATCTTGTCAACAAAGGCAATTCAGTTGTGATCATCGAACATAATCTCGACTTCATCGCAGCAAGTGACTGGGTTATCGAACTCGGACCAGAAGGCGGCAAAAAAGGCGGGCACATCCTATTCCAAGGCACACCAAACCAAATGCACAACACCAACACCCCAACCGCCAAATGGCTCAAGTAA